One genomic region from Phragmites australis chromosome 1, lpPhrAust1.1, whole genome shotgun sequence encodes:
- the LOC133913834 gene encoding B2 protein-like, whose translation MESYDREFWQFSDQLRLQTASLSTLSLGDSIWSPASATDRRNALFASADPFPSAAAKNNDGGPGLIGSGKLAFGSTTTSKADRYNNNVANLPTEKTYSNNNNINSSGYAKSSSNINNSFAFNKMGSYGYNSSNGGEVKSYFDKSAGRPASNNNHSHHHVGKKDYGKKKPGKNESNNAGGAGADKRFKTLPASEALPRGEAVGGYIFVCNNDTMDENLRRELFGLPSRYRDSVRAIRPGLPLFLYNYSTHQLHGIFEAASFGGANIDPTAWEDKKCPGESRFPAQVRVATRKIYDPLEEDAFRPILHHYDGPKFRLELSVTEALALLDIFADKDHA comes from the exons ATGGAGAGCTACGACCGCGAGTTCTGGCAGTTCAGCGACCAGCTGCGCCTGCAGACGGCGAGCCTGTCCACCCTCTCCCTCGGCGACTCCATCTGGTCCCCCGCCAGCGCCACCGACCGCCGCAACGCCCTCTTCGCTTCCGCAGACCCcttcccctccgccgccgccaagaACAACGACGGCGGCCCCGGCCTCATCGGCTCCGGCAAGCTCGCCTTCGGTAGCACCACCACCAGCAAGGCCGACCGATACAATAACAACGTCGCCAATCTCCCCACCGAGAAGACGTACAGTAACAATAACAACATCAACAGCAGCGGCTATGCCAAGAGCAGCAGCAACATCAACAACAGCTTTGCATTCAACAAGATGGGGAGCTACGGCTACAACAGCAGCAACGGCGGGGAGGTGAAGAGCTACTTCGACAAGTCCGCCGGGAGGCCGGCGAGCAACAACAACCACAGCCACCACCACGTCGGCAAGAAGGATTATGGCAAGAAGAAGCCCGGCAAGAACGAGAGCAACAACGCCGGCGGCGCGGGGGCGGACAAGAGGTTCAAGACGCTGCCCGCGTCGGAGGCGCTGCCGAGGGGCGAGGCCGTCGGCGGGTACATCTTCGTCTGCAACAACGACACCATGGACGAGAACCTCAGGAGGGAACTCTTCG GATTGCCGTCGAGGTACAGGGATTCGGTGAGGGCCATCAGGCCAGGGCTGCCCCTCTTCCTCTACAACTACTCTACCCACCAGCTCCACGGCATCTTCGAG GCGGCGAGCTTTGGAGGGGCCAACATCGACCCGACGGCGTGGGAGGACAAGAAGTGCCCCGGCGAGTCCCGCTTCCCTGCACAG GTGAGGGTGGCAACGCGGAAGATCTACGACCCGCTGGAGGAGGACGCCTTCCGCCCCATCCTCCACCACTACGACGGGCCCAAGTTCCGGCTCGAGCTCTCCGTCACCGAGGCCCTCGCCCTGCTTGACATCTTTGCTGACAAGGACCACGCCTGA